The nucleotide sequence GCGCCCTACGGGGCATTCGCACAGGCTACCGCGACCTTGATAGCATGACCGCCGGTTTGCAGCGGTCTGACTTAATTATTCTGGCAGCTCGCCCGGCAATGGGGAAGACTACTCTGGTAACCAACTTGGCATATAACGTCGCTACTGTCGATAAACATCCGGTGCTGTTTTTCAGCCTCGAGATGAGCAAAGAACAGTTGGTTGACCGTATGCTCGCCGATGCTTCGGGAGTTGACGCCTGGAATATTCGCACCGGCAACTTAAGCGATGATGACTTCGGTAAAATATCAGAAGCCATGGGCGAAATGGCCGAGGCGCCAATTTTCATTGATGACACGCCCGGCATGACCGTCCTTGAAATGCGCACCAAGGCCCGCCGCGAAGCGCATAATCATCCGCTTGGACTAATTATTGTTGACTATCTACAGCTGATGCAACCGAGCGGTCGCAGCGACGGCAACCGCGTGCAAGAAGTGAGTGAAATCTCACGCGGCTTAAAACTGATCGCTCGCGAACTAAACGTACCGGTGATTGCCCTGTCGCAGCTCAGTCGATCGGTTGAAAGTCGCAGTCCGCAAATCCCGCAGCTCGCCGACCTGCGCGAATCAGGCTCAATCGAGCAAGACGCCGACATCGTGGCATTTATCTACCGCGAGGAGTATTACAACCCAGATACTGATCGCCAGCGCATTACCGATCTCATCATCGCGAAGCATCGTAACGGGCCCGTCGGCAAAGTGGAGCTTTACTTCCACCCAGAACGCCTGCGATTTATGTCGCTCGACAAACAACATTAGGGTATAATGAACAAAAGCCTATGAAAAAGCATGCCTTCACCGAGTTCATTTTATACCGTTATCGTTATGCCATTGGCTATGGATTGTTCGCAGTTGCGTTGATTAGTTTGCTCGCAATTGCGGGGGTAGCCATTCCCGGAATGCTCACCGAAGCCGAGATGAATAGCGCTGTTAAAAGCAGCCAATTGCAGCTCACTGCTGTCGGCTCAATCATTGACCTTCCGTATCATCTGCTGCAAAAAGCCAGCATTGCTATTTTTGGCTTAACACCAATCGGCATTAAATTACCGTCGCTGCTTTTAGCTGTTTTTTCAAGCCTGGGGCTACTCTTTCTTCTGCGGCGTTGGTTTAAGCAAAATGTGGCTGTTCTGGCTTCGATCATCGCCGTAACAGCCGGGCAATTCCTTATTATTGCCCAACATGGCACCCCGTTAATTATGCTTTTCTTTTGGCCAACTATTTTGCTGCTGCTGGCTACCTATATTTCTGCTCGGCCACGGCGCACGCTAATATGGAAGATTTGTTTCTTTGCTGCGGCTGCACTTAGTCTTTACACACCGCTTAGTCTCTACGTATTGATAGCGGTATTCTTCGCGGTTATATTCCACCCGCATCTCAGGTTTATGGTGCTCCATATGAAGCGCTGGAAACTCGGGCTCGGGGCAGCCGTGGGAATATTGCTGCTTATACCGCTTTTCTGGCGAGTGAGCCAATCGCCTGAAGAATTACTCGTTCTGCTTGGTGTTCCAGATGATGTCAGCTGGACACTGATTGGTGAAAACATCCAACAACTGTTAGGCTCCTTCTTTGGCTTTGCGCAGCCGAGCATTCAAGGGGTCGCTCTCACGCCAATTTACGGTTTTGCCACAACTAGTCTCATGCTGCTTGGCTTGTTCAAGCTTGCGGTAGATCATCACTCCGCCCGAACGTATACTATTGGGCTATGGCTGTTAATTTTAGGCGTGGTGCTTTTACTGCAGCCAGGCTATATTGCCATTACTTTTGTACCACTGCTTCTTATGCTCGCTATCGGCATCGACACGTTATTTCGCGAATGGTATGGGCTATTTCCGCGTAACCCGTACGCACGGGCGGCCGCTTTGGTGCCGCTGGTAATTCTGATATCTGGCATTGTCTTCACCGGCCTCGATAGATATATCAATAATTATAGCCATCATCCGGCGCTTGGTCAGTATTTTAGCAGTGACTTATCGCTTATCCGGCACGAGCTTAAAAAAGACCAGCCGCGTACCTTATGGGTAAGCAAAAGTGAGCAGCCTTTTTATCACATTCTGACGCGCGAATATCCAAAGCTGCAAGTTGTGACCGAAGCGCCGCTAGCCCAAGCCAGTTCTGGACTTATCGTTTCTCGGGCGGTGCATGCCGGCACTGCCATAACGACCAAGCCATCAAAAATTATTACTAATCACTTTGCCGAGCAGAATGCCCGATTCTTTGTTTACTAATTTTTTAGGTTAATATTTAAAATTACTTCGGCAATAAAACAACAGTGAAATCAGCGAAAAATGATACAATAGATAAGTATTATCAGGAGACGAATAGATGTTTGACCAAGCTAAAATGGTGATGAAATTAAAGAAGGCTCAAAAAGAGCTGTCGAAAGAGATTATTGAAGTATCTGCTGGCGACGGCGCAGTAGTGGTACAGGTAAATGGCGAATTAAAGCTCAAGAAAGTAAAAATCGACCCGGCACGGGTTGATCTTGACGATATTGGCGAGCTTGAACGCTGGATTGAAATTGCCGTTCGCGACGCTACCCAACGCGCCCAAGAGGTTGCCGCCGAAAAAATGAAGCCATTAATGGGTGGCTTGGGTAACCTAGGGCTCTAAACGAGAAATTTATAGAGTGGCTTCCTTTGCGCTCCCGCGTGCTTTAGTGCGGCTGATCGAAGATCTTGGCAAGTTGCCCGGAGTCGGCCCACGTACCGCTGAACGGTACGCTTATTACTTATTGCGCCGCGAGCCGCGAATCGCTAAAGACTTAGCCGACGCAATTGAAAAGCTTCATGGTAATGTCAAGCAGTGCCCAAAAACCTTTGCCCTAATTAACGCCGACGAAGCCATCTCACCGCTGTACACCGATGCGTCGCGCGATAAACAACTTGTCGCTGTGGTCGAAGAACCGCTTGACATCATTGCTATCGAACGCACCGGCCAGTACAAAGGCACCTATCACGTACTTGGTGGCGCAATTAGCCCGCTTGATGGCATTGGGCCAGAGCAGCTACACATTCCTGAACTCTTGCAGCGCTTAAACGACGATCAGGTAAAAGAGGTGATTCTGGCGACAAATGCCAGTGTCGAAGGGGAATCAACCGCTTTATTCTTGCAGCGACAGATCAACGAAAATGTTGAGCATATTACCATTTCCCGCCTTGCCCGCGGCATACCGGTTGGTATCGACCTTGAGTACGCCGATCAAATCACCCTCAGTCACGCCCTGGAAGGAAGGCGAAAATTATGAAAGACTCGTTTACTGCTGCTGTTACATTGATTGAAAAGGCGACACACATTGTTGTCGTACAAGCCGAAAATCCAGATGGCGACAGCCTTGGATCAAGCTTGGCTCTCGAAGAAATTTTAGGTGACCTTGGAAAAACCGTTAGCTTATATTGCCCGGTTGATATTCCAAAATATTTACGTTACGCACCCGGGTGGGACAGAGTGGGAATTGACTTTCCTTATAACGCTGACTTGACCATTATCGTTGATACTAGCAGTAAAACACTGCTGGAAAAAGCTTTGGCGCCAGAAAATCTCGGTCATATTACGGCCCATCCCGTGCTCGTGATTGACCACCATACCACCAAAAGTGACCTGCCTTTTGCCCATACCGCTATTACAGACGTCGCGGCTGTCGCCACAGGTGAGACTATCTACGACCTAGCTGCCAACGCCGGCTGGCACATCAACCCTCAGGCGGCCGAGCATATTGCCATGTCAATTTTGTCGGACAGCTTAGGCCTCACCACCGAAGGTACGACCGCTAAAAGTGTCATGGCAATCGCAAAAGTTATTGAGCTTGGCGCATCGATTAGCAACCTCGAAAACCGACGCCGCGAGTTCATGAAAAAGTCACCCGAGATTTTAGCCTACAAAGGTCGCTTACTCGAACGAATTGAGTATTATCTTGATGGTCAATTGGCTATCGTGCATATTCCCTGGGAAGAAATCTCGCAGTACAGCGATCAGTACAACCCAAGCATGCTCGTTATTGACGAAATGCGATTGGTCGAAGGCGTTCGGCTAGCCATTGCCATTAAAACCTACCCCGACGGCAAGCTCACCGCTAAAATTCGCGCCAATGCCGACGCCAAAGTTGCCGAAAGCGTCGCTGGCTTCTTTGGCGGTGGCGGCCACCCATACGCTGCTGGTTTTCGCGCCTACGAAGCATATGATACAATCGTGCCAGAACTGATTGGTGCCGTCGATAAAATCTTGAAAGACTACGATAGTCATGCTCATTCTGCATAATACACCGACCAAAAAAGACGAGGTTTTTAAGCCGCTCCAAAAAGAGCGTGTAACGCTGTATACCTGTGGGCCCACCGTGTATAATGCGCCGCATATCGGCAACTGGGTGGCGTATATTCGCTGGGACATCCTTGTTCGCACCCTCATTGCTAATGGTTATACCGTCGAGCGGGTTATGAACATCACCGATGTCGGCCATTTAACCGGCGAAAATGATGGCGACGCCGATCAGGGTGAAGATAAACTACAAAAAGGCGCTCGACGCGAAGGTACTACCGCTTGGGAAGTGGCCAAACGTTACACCCAAGAATTCCTTACGGGCATGCATCAGCTTAACCTTATCACGCCCAACCACATCACCAAAGCCACCGACTTCATCCCGCAACAAATTGCGCTCATCCAAACGCTCAAAGAAAAGGGCTATACTTACCAAATAGATGATGGTATCTATTTTGATACCAGTAAATTCCCACGCTACGCTGATTTTGCTAACCTGCATTTAGCAGCCTTACAAGCTGGCGCACGGGTAAGCGTTAATGAGCAAAAACGAAATGTCAGTGATTTTGCTTTATGGAAATTTAGCCCGAAGAATGAACAGCGCGACATGGAATGGGACACGCCATCTGATATTACTGATGACGGTAAGGCTAGAAAAGGTTTTCCCGGCTGGCATCTTGAATGTTCGGCGATGGCGATGGATATTTTGGGTGAAACCATCGATATCCATACTGGCGGCATTGACCATATTCCGGTACATCACACCAATGAAATCGCTCAAAGCGAAGCTGCAACCGGCAAACCATTTTCGCGCTATTGGCTGCATAATAACCACTTAAAATCGAATGGCACAAAAATAAGCAAGAGTCTGGGTAACGGCTATACGCTCGTCGATATTGCAGAGCGCGGCTTTTCACCCCTCGACTTTCGGATGTTTATTTTGCAGAGTCATTACCGATCTGAGAGTAATTTCACCTGGGAAAATCTTGAAGCTGCCAAGCGACGACTTGAACACTGGCAGAATGTCGCCCGCTTGCGCTGGCAAACCTTTGATACGCTAATTGACGACGACGAAAAAGCCACAAATGCCGCCTCGATCCACCTTATTCAAGCGAAACAAGATGTCCTGAATGCGCTCAATGACGACCTCAACACGCCGATCGCCCTACAAATTATCGATGAAGTATTCTCTGGAGTTGCCAAGCATTCACTCGCTGACACACAGCATCAGGCGCTAGTAGAATTACTTGAAATGCTAGATTCTCTGCTCGGGCTTGAACTACTTGCCAACACACCTGATATCGATGACGAGTTGAAGCAACTTATTCTCGAACGCGAACGCGCCCGCGAACATAAAGACTGGCAGCCAGCCGACGCACTGCGCGACCAGCTTACGCATCAAGGCATTACCTTAAGCGACACCCCGCACGGCGTGGTATGGTCGCATCTGCCAAAACCGGTAAGGGTAGAATAGACACTTGCCGCCCTTTTGTAAATTAACTTTATTCGTTTTACAAGTTTATTCTATTTACCGCTAGCGGCGCAGAACCTACCTGAAATTGTGAATCATAAAAACAGATTCAAAGCGACAATTTTAAGCTTTTTTATCTCGCAACCGAGCCTGGCGATTCTTTTCAAGATAGTACATCAGCAGTACCCGCAAACAGCCGGCAATCGGAATAGAAATTAACCCGCCCAAAATACCAAATAGCGACACGCCAATAGTAATCGCCGCTAAAATCATTAAAGCCGAAAGCTCAACCGTCCGCGATTGAATAGTAGGCGAAATGAAATTGTTTTCAATTTGCTGATAAACGATGAAGTAGATCAGGAAAACAATAGCCGCGCTGACACTGTTTAAGCTAATAAGTATCGCGGCAATCGCGCCACCAATCAGCGGGCCAAACAACGGAATTAACCCGCCAATAAACACAAACGCGGCAGCCGTCATGGCCAGACTTGGTGAAAAATTGAAAATTAAGCTCAAAATCAGCACTGTTATGGCCGCACTGGCAGCAGCCGTGGCCGCCACCAGCAGCTGACCGTTTACGTAACCGGTTACCACGCCGTACATACGATGCATGAGTAGCTGATGTCGCTCAAGGCGCTCTTGATCTCGGTATAATCCCCAGATTTTTGACAACCAACCCGGGCCTTCAACCAGCATGAAGAAGGTCAGAACCAAGATGATTAAGGTAGAAGTAAAGGCGTTAAACACAATACCGACGCCATTGACAAACGACCCACTGAGCGACGATGCAAAGTGCGCCGCTTGATCCTGAGCGTTCTTGAGTGCGTCGTTGTATTGGTCACGGAGGTTGTATTGATCGACAAAATTATCAATGAAAGCCGTTTGCCCACTGAGATTTTTAATAACATCGGGAACAGTTTGGATGAACTTGGCGGTTTGTTCAACCACCGGTGGCACAACCGCAAACACAAACCCAACCAAGAAAAGCACTACCGCAACATAGGCAAGAGCCGTAGCGCCGACTCGGCTTTTACCAGGTAATCGCCGCGAGATATATGATACCGGCGGATTTAAGGCGAGCGCCAAGAAGACGGCAATGCCAATCGTAAGCAGCGCTGCCCGGGCCCAATAAATTAACCCGAGAGCCAGCACAAATGCAATCACCACCAACCAAAACCGCACAAAAGTACGAGTATCAATATCTATTTTTACGTGGCGAGGTGTATTCATCGTACCTTAATAGTAGCTGGTTTATGCCTAATCTGCAATAAAATTACAGATAGCTACAATATCAATGCCACGCGCTAAGCTCATTCGAAGCTACGAGACGATAATCAGACTAATCGCGAGCAGTAGCAGCGACATCGAGGCCACCGCTGCCACCCCGAGGGCGACTTTGGTTGGCTCGTAGGTCGCTTTTGCCTTGTTTTTTTGTGTTGTTGAAGCGTTTTTCATAGCCCTTATTATACATAAACACAAGCATGATGTAAAAATGAGACGATTTCATGCTACCATAAAGCTTATGGAACAGCTACTTAAAAAACTGGAAACAATCTTTAAAGGCGAAATCGCGGTTGATCATTCAACCCGTACCACCTATAGTCACGATGCCAGTATTTTTGAATTAAAGCCTCAGGCGGTCTTATATCCGAAAGGGAGCAAAGACATCAGCGCGTTGGTGCAATTTGTAAATAAGCATAAAACTGCACACCCCGACTTATCAATTACCGCCCGTTCTGGCGGCACCGATATGTCTGGCGGGCCGTTGTCGCAATCACTTGTTATCGATATGACTCGCTATTTTTCGGCCATCAAGGAAGTAACCGGAACCACAGCCCATGTCGAACCAGGCGTGTTTTACCGCGATTTCGACCCAGTAACAATCGCTCATAACGCCCAGCTCGGCTCGGTACCGGCGAGCCGTGATATTTGCACGCTTGGCGGCATGGTGGCCAACAACTCTGGCGGCGAACGATCCTTGCAATACGGTAACACTGAAAATTTCATAACTGAACTCAAAGTTATTTTTGCTGACGGCAAGGAATACACCGTCAAACCGCTCACCAAGCCAGAATTAGTGGCTAAAATGTCACAAGGCGACTTTGAGGGCGAGCTGTATCGCAAAGTTTTTGAACTTATAGAATCCGACTACGACCGTATCACTAAAGCTCGACCGCATACCAGCAAAAATTCAATGGGCTACAATTTATGGGCGGTCTGGGACCGAGACACAGGTATCTTTGATATGACCAAACTCATTGTTGGTTCTCAGGGCACACTCGGCATCGTCACCGACATTAAGTTCAGGCTTGTACCGCGACAGCCGCATAGCGGCCTACTGGTCTGCTTTATGCGCGATACCGACCAACTTGGCGAACTCATCCCAGCCATAATGGCCCATAAACCGGCAACCTTTGAAGGCTTTGACGATATCACCTTTGAACTCGGCATCCGTTATTTCTCGAGCTTTCGTAAAAAACTTGGCACCAAAGAATTCCTACGGGTTCAGGCCAGCCTGCTTCCCGATGTTCTTAAATTTAAACATAACCTGCCGAAATTGGTGCTGATGGTTGAATTTGACGGTCCGACTCCAGGCGAAGTGCTTAAGAAAATCAAGAAGCTGCAAACTGCGTTGAAGCCATTTGACCTAGAAACTGAAATCGATAGTACCGAAGTTGAAAGTAAGAAATTCTGGCTTATCCGACGGGCGAGCTTTAACTTATTGCGGCAAAAGGTGAAGGATAAATACGCCGCGCCGTTCATTGATGACCTGGCAGTCCAGCCGCGATACTTGCCGAAATTCTTACCAGAACTTCGCAAAATTATTGCAAAATACAAACTGCCCGCCACGATCGCTGGCCATTTTGGCGATGGCAACTTTCATATCATTCCACTGATGAGCATCGAAAAGCCCAAAGAGCAAGCCAAACTAGAACCCGCCATGCGCGAAGTGATGGCACTGGTGCTTAAATATCAAGGGACGCTGGCGGGTGAACATAATGACGGCATGATACGCGGCCCGTGGCTCGCCGACATGTTTGGGAAGGAGATGATGGCTCACTTTAAAGCGGTAAAAACTATTTTCGACGACAAAAACATCTTCAATCCACACAAGAAAACCGATGCTTTATGGTCGTTTAGCATGAACCATATCCGTACTTCGGCTCAAGGCTCTTTGATTAAATAGCGATGAGCGGCAGTAAGGGCGCTCTCGCTTTAGCTGCGAGATAGCCGCGACAAATCAGTGCGAATGGCCTTTAATTTCTCGGCCCAGAAAGTGATTTCTTCTAATGCTTTGTTTAAATCGGCGTTTTGCTTGTCATCGGGCGTAAAATCACCGGCTTCATTTACTTGGGTCCAGTAGTTAGGGATAAGGACATGCTCAAATAACGCAAATAATTTTACTTGCACTGCAACACCGCGCAAATGCTCAACAGCGCGTACGCCACCAGCACTTGAGCCATAGCTCACAAACGATACTGGCTTATGATTCCATTCTTTCCAGAGATAATCGATGGCGTTTTTTAACGGTGCCGGGAATGAGTGGTTATATTCGGGCGTGACGATAATAAACCCGTCGGCCTCAGCAATTGTTTTCGCCCAGGCTTTTGTGTGTTTATTTTCGTAGCGGTCGTAGAGGGCTGGTGTTGGTTCGTCCAAAAAGGGGAGGGCAAGTTCGGCGACATCCACTACCGAGAACTCTGCTTTATTACCAAATCGAGCCTTAGCGGTTTGCAGCACCCACTCAGTTGGCTTAACGCCAAAACGCCCGGGTCGATTTGAAGCAGTAATAATTATAATATGAATCATGGCATCCTCCTCGTCATTGCTATACATTGTATAGTAATGTATAATGAAAAGCAATCATGAAAACTGTGTCCTCGGAATTACCTTGCGTGATAGCCGCCACCAAAATTTTGGGCGATAAATGGACGCCGCAACTTATCCGCCAACTGGCTAATAATGGCTCGATGCGGTTTATTTCATTGCAAAGAGCGGTGAAGGGCATTAATCCCCGGACGCTTTCGGCGCGGTTGTCATATCTTGAACATGAAGGCGTGCTGATCCGTAAAACCTACGCCGAGGTCCCGCCGCGTGTAGAATATTCCTTAACCGAAAAAGGCAAAGATCTTTGGCCAATATTAGCCCAAATGGCCGAATGGGGCGCACGACACTACTAGCTTATTAGCACCTCACCGCACCGATCGCAATATGGGCGCAAGATTTCGTAAACAGCCCCATCTCACGCTACAATAAGCATATGGATTTTTACCAAAAGCACTCTTCGGCCATTTTAGAAGAATTTAGTACTACCGAAAACGGCCTATCAGAAAAAGAAGCCGGCCGGCGCCTGGCTCATTACGGCCCGAATGTTATCGAGGTGGTGCGTAAACCTCTGTGGCGAATTATTATTGAGCCATTTGCTAATATGTTTATGGTCGTGCTGATTGTCGCGGCGGTTTTTAGTATTCTTCATGGCGCCGCACTTGATGCGGTTATTATTGGGGTTATTATGGCTATTAGCGCCGCGATTTATTATGTTCAGTACTTTTCAACCGAAAAAATTCTGCGGGATCTTCGCGATCAGTCAATCGAACAGGCCAAAGTGCTGCGTGGCGGCAAACAGCGCGCCATCAGTGCCACCGATCTTGTCATGGGTGACATTATCGTCGTCAATGAAGGACAGAAAATTCCGGCTGACGCTCGGGTGCTCTCTGCCGAGGGCGTGCGGGTAGACGAATCGTTGCTCACTGGTGAATCTGAACCGGTCAGCAAACAGCCGCAACCACTTAAGGGCCAAAAACCGGCTTACGAACAAAGTAATATTTTATTCCAGGGCTCATTTGTGGTTAGCGGTGAGGCAACAGCGGCGGTCGTCAGAACGGGTAATCAGACCGAATTCGGCCGAATCGCCGCTCTTTCAACTCGCACCGACATCGAAAGCCCGGTTCAGAAAAAAATCGATGCTCTGCTCACCCAAATTATCATAATGGTGGTCATTGTTTCGATTATCGTTTTTATTTTAAGCATGCAGCGCGGCATCGAGGTCGGCGAGGCGATACGATTTATTCTTACCCTGGCTGTTTCGGCGGTGCCAGAAGGCTTACCGGTGGCAATTACCGTTATTTTGGTCCTGGGCATGCGCCGTTTAGCGAAGCAAAAAGCTCTTATTCGGAACATGGCTGCTATTGAAACGCTTGGCGTGGTGACCACCGTAGCTACTGATAAAACCGGCACTCTGACAAAAAATATCCTCACGGTTCAAAAAACCTGGCAGTTACCGCATGCAAACGATGCGCTTAATGAAATCCTACCTTACACAGTCAATCAAACAAAAGGCCGCTTGCACGACCCGCTCGATATTGCCTTTGCTGTGCATGCAAAAAGCACGAAGCGTTCCGTGCCTGATACGCACGCTTTAGTTGCCTCGCTGCCGTTTGATCATCGTTTCGCAATGAGCGGCAATCTTTGGCAGCATGGAACAACTTTTAGTGCCTATATTAAAGGTGCGCCCGAACACATCCTGGGGAAAACGAGCCTCAACAAAACCGAAACCCAGCAGGTACTCGCGGCGCTCGAAGAATTAACCGGCGAAGGCAATCGGGTGATTGCCTTCGCAAAGCTGCAGCGCGCCACACGCCACACCACCCTCGAAACTTTACCCGATAAACTGATATTTATTGGGCTAGTAGCAGTGGCCGACGTCCTTCGCCCAGAAGCCAAACCAGCGGTACTTGCTGCGAAAGAAGCGGGTATTCAAGTACAGATGATCACTGGCGACCATGTTGAAACCGCCTATCGAATTGCCCAGC is from Verrucomicrobiia bacterium and encodes:
- the dnaB gene encoding replicative DNA helicase, producing MSKDAKKTLAAKIPPQNTDAEMSLLGAILIDEDALSAVTDKVAAADFYDKRHSLIFAAMLRLYERHKPVDLLTLSDELKGRDELEQVGGSVYLTDLTNYVPTSAHAEAYADLVAQKAVRRRLIKASTEIAELGYDEEKDIQELLGQAESELFSVSDASLKQDLTSLEQILTDSFDRMEELHRNKGALRGIRTGYRDLDSMTAGLQRSDLIILAARPAMGKTTLVTNLAYNVATVDKHPVLFFSLEMSKEQLVDRMLADASGVDAWNIRTGNLSDDDFGKISEAMGEMAEAPIFIDDTPGMTVLEMRTKARREAHNHPLGLIIVDYLQLMQPSGRSDGNRVQEVSEISRGLKLIARELNVPVIALSQLSRSVESRSPQIPQLADLRESGSIEQDADIVAFIYREEYYNPDTDRQRITDLIIAKHRNGPVGKVELYFHPERLRFMSLDKQH
- a CDS encoding glycosyltransferase family 39 protein, with translation MKKHAFTEFILYRYRYAIGYGLFAVALISLLAIAGVAIPGMLTEAEMNSAVKSSQLQLTAVGSIIDLPYHLLQKASIAIFGLTPIGIKLPSLLLAVFSSLGLLFLLRRWFKQNVAVLASIIAVTAGQFLIIAQHGTPLIMLFFWPTILLLLATYISARPRRTLIWKICFFAAAALSLYTPLSLYVLIAVFFAVIFHPHLRFMVLHMKRWKLGLGAAVGILLLIPLFWRVSQSPEELLVLLGVPDDVSWTLIGENIQQLLGSFFGFAQPSIQGVALTPIYGFATTSLMLLGLFKLAVDHHSARTYTIGLWLLILGVVLLLQPGYIAITFVPLLLMLAIGIDTLFREWYGLFPRNPYARAAALVPLVILISGIVFTGLDRYINNYSHHPALGQYFSSDLSLIRHELKKDQPRTLWVSKSEQPFYHILTREYPKLQVVTEAPLAQASSGLIVSRAVHAGTAITTKPSKIITNHFAEQNARFFVY
- a CDS encoding YbaB/EbfC family nucleoid-associated protein yields the protein MFDQAKMVMKLKKAQKELSKEIIEVSAGDGAVVVQVNGELKLKKVKIDPARVDLDDIGELERWIEIAVRDATQRAQEVAAEKMKPLMGGLGNLGL
- the recR gene encoding recombination mediator RecR, whose translation is MASFALPRALVRLIEDLGKLPGVGPRTAERYAYYLLRREPRIAKDLADAIEKLHGNVKQCPKTFALINADEAISPLYTDASRDKQLVAVVEEPLDIIAIERTGQYKGTYHVLGGAISPLDGIGPEQLHIPELLQRLNDDQVKEVILATNASVEGESTALFLQRQINENVEHITISRLARGIPVGIDLEYADQITLSHALEGRRKL
- a CDS encoding DHH family phosphoesterase, whose translation is MKDSFTAAVTLIEKATHIVVVQAENPDGDSLGSSLALEEILGDLGKTVSLYCPVDIPKYLRYAPGWDRVGIDFPYNADLTIIVDTSSKTLLEKALAPENLGHITAHPVLVIDHHTTKSDLPFAHTAITDVAAVATGETIYDLAANAGWHINPQAAEHIAMSILSDSLGLTTEGTTAKSVMAIAKVIELGASISNLENRRREFMKKSPEILAYKGRLLERIEYYLDGQLAIVHIPWEEISQYSDQYNPSMLVIDEMRLVEGVRLAIAIKTYPDGKLTAKIRANADAKVAESVAGFFGGGGHPYAAGFRAYEAYDTIVPELIGAVDKILKDYDSHAHSA
- the cysS gene encoding cysteine--tRNA ligase, encoding MLILHNTPTKKDEVFKPLQKERVTLYTCGPTVYNAPHIGNWVAYIRWDILVRTLIANGYTVERVMNITDVGHLTGENDGDADQGEDKLQKGARREGTTAWEVAKRYTQEFLTGMHQLNLITPNHITKATDFIPQQIALIQTLKEKGYTYQIDDGIYFDTSKFPRYADFANLHLAALQAGARVSVNEQKRNVSDFALWKFSPKNEQRDMEWDTPSDITDDGKARKGFPGWHLECSAMAMDILGETIDIHTGGIDHIPVHHTNEIAQSEAATGKPFSRYWLHNNHLKSNGTKISKSLGNGYTLVDIAERGFSPLDFRMFILQSHYRSESNFTWENLEAAKRRLEHWQNVARLRWQTFDTLIDDDEKATNAASIHLIQAKQDVLNALNDDLNTPIALQIIDEVFSGVAKHSLADTQHQALVELLEMLDSLLGLELLANTPDIDDELKQLILERERAREHKDWQPADALRDQLTHQGITLSDTPHGVVWSHLPKPVRVE
- a CDS encoding AI-2E family transporter, which produces MNTPRHVKIDIDTRTFVRFWLVVIAFVLALGLIYWARAALLTIGIAVFLALALNPPVSYISRRLPGKSRVGATALAYVAVVLFLVGFVFAVVPPVVEQTAKFIQTVPDVIKNLSGQTAFIDNFVDQYNLRDQYNDALKNAQDQAAHFASSLSGSFVNGVGIVFNAFTSTLIILVLTFFMLVEGPGWLSKIWGLYRDQERLERHQLLMHRMYGVVTGYVNGQLLVAATAAASAAITVLILSLIFNFSPSLAMTAAAFVFIGGLIPLFGPLIGGAIAAILISLNSVSAAIVFLIYFIVYQQIENNFISPTIQSRTVELSALMILAAITIGVSLFGILGGLISIPIAGCLRVLLMYYLEKNRQARLRDKKA
- a CDS encoding FAD-binding oxidoreductase, with the translated sequence MRRFHATIKLMEQLLKKLETIFKGEIAVDHSTRTTYSHDASIFELKPQAVLYPKGSKDISALVQFVNKHKTAHPDLSITARSGGTDMSGGPLSQSLVIDMTRYFSAIKEVTGTTAHVEPGVFYRDFDPVTIAHNAQLGSVPASRDICTLGGMVANNSGGERSLQYGNTENFITELKVIFADGKEYTVKPLTKPELVAKMSQGDFEGELYRKVFELIESDYDRITKARPHTSKNSMGYNLWAVWDRDTGIFDMTKLIVGSQGTLGIVTDIKFRLVPRQPHSGLLVCFMRDTDQLGELIPAIMAHKPATFEGFDDITFELGIRYFSSFRKKLGTKEFLRVQASLLPDVLKFKHNLPKLVLMVEFDGPTPGEVLKKIKKLQTALKPFDLETEIDSTEVESKKFWLIRRASFNLLRQKVKDKYAAPFIDDLAVQPRYLPKFLPELRKIIAKYKLPATIAGHFGDGNFHIIPLMSIEKPKEQAKLEPAMREVMALVLKYQGTLAGEHNDGMIRGPWLADMFGKEMMAHFKAVKTIFDDKNIFNPHKKTDALWSFSMNHIRTSAQGSLIK
- a CDS encoding NAD(P)H-dependent oxidoreductase, with the translated sequence MIHIIIITASNRPGRFGVKPTEWVLQTAKARFGNKAEFSVVDVAELALPFLDEPTPALYDRYENKHTKAWAKTIAEADGFIIVTPEYNHSFPAPLKNAIDYLWKEWNHKPVSFVSYGSSAGGVRAVEHLRGVAVQVKLFALFEHVLIPNYWTQVNEAGDFTPDDKQNADLNKALEEITFWAEKLKAIRTDLSRLSRS
- a CDS encoding helix-turn-helix domain-containing protein: MKTVSSELPCVIAATKILGDKWTPQLIRQLANNGSMRFISLQRAVKGINPRTLSARLSYLEHEGVLIRKTYAEVPPRVEYSLTEKGKDLWPILAQMAEWGARHY